In the genome of Candidatus Poribacteria bacterium, one region contains:
- a CDS encoding amino acid racemase, protein MKKVVGIIGGMGPLATADFFLKLTRATPVKSERDHLHVIIESDPSIPDRTEAILSGDLKGLADALCQIARRLERMGAQLIAMPCNSAHVVLDQIRRAVSVPVVDMIEEVAKAVINGHGHPEAVGLLATSGTVASGMYQRAFSRFGIEVLTPNEGEQSRLMQAIYSLKGEGLKGELCGFARRCAASLVERGAQVIVCGCTEIPLMLSNEDVSVPVVDCNEVLARAVVRIAFGPRGGG, encoded by the coding sequence ATGAAAAAGGTCGTCGGGATAATCGGTGGGATGGGGCCGCTTGCGACCGCCGATTTCTTCCTCAAACTCACCAGGGCGACGCCTGTAAAATCGGAGCGTGACCACCTACACGTGATCATTGAAAGCGACCCTTCCATTCCGGATCGCACCGAAGCTATCCTTTCGGGCGATTTGAAGGGGCTCGCGGACGCCCTGTGTCAAATCGCCCGGAGGTTGGAGAGAATGGGGGCGCAGTTGATAGCCATGCCTTGCAACAGCGCTCACGTCGTGCTGGATCAAATCCGCAGGGCGGTCTCCGTTCCCGTCGTTGACATGATCGAAGAGGTGGCTAAGGCGGTCATTAACGGACACGGGCATCCGGAAGCCGTGGGTCTGCTCGCCACGAGTGGCACGGTTGCAAGCGGCATGTATCAGCGTGCGTTCTCACGATTTGGAATAGAGGTTCTGACGCCAAACGAAGGTGAGCAATCACGCTTGATGCAGGCTATTTACAGCTTGAAGGGTGAGGGGTTAAAGGGTGAACTTTGCGGATTTGCACGCCGATGTGCTGCTTCGCTGGTCGAGCGAGGAGCACAGGTAATCGTCTGCGGGTGCACGGAGATCCCTCTCATGCTCTCAAATGAGGACGTGAGCGTCCCTGTGGTTGATTGCAATGAGGTTCTCGCTAGGGCAGTCGTGCGTATAGCTTTTGGCCCGCGCGGAGGAGGTTAA